Proteins from a genomic interval of Zingiber officinale cultivar Zhangliang chromosome 1B, Zo_v1.1, whole genome shotgun sequence:
- the LOC122041101 gene encoding uncharacterized protein LOC122041101, with amino-acid sequence MGVTKLLADLRARCPQRPAVGILAFEAAAAMSRLVSLHRSLAEEEVRRLRAGMRAPGVAYLTSKDQVFLLRVAGAELVGDLDAAAAAVSRLAPRCRDPLLRCFDRLYADLKAGGVYSFLINARAAADLDRLGLGSTAKRAERRVRKMERYVAATSRLYAEMEVLNELEAAEKRAQQQEQQKWRRHSGPIPVQKPPSAPDPVRFQLRSQEHRVRRLKEESLWNKSFDKAVELMVRTVVTVFSRICAVFGVYVLGLPGGDLTNSGKFQPSFLGKHSSGPLERRVVPQHVPFLRNSAPIMRTPMEIGAQETPFDRLKKFLIESPTTVGGSGLALRYANVILAAEKLFQERNRVEEAAVEEEPLAAAREELYEMLPSGMRAAVRAKLRECWRREGVRLSEVDESLAKGWREPVSAILAWLVPVARETVRWQEERNMDREQRFCTRPRALLLQTLHYADVNKAEAAVVEVLVGLSCMSWYDDRRQCKSELEL; translated from the coding sequence ATGGGCGTCACCAAGTTGCTCGCCGATCTCCGAGCGCGCTGCCCGCAGCGTCCGGCCGTCGGGATCCTCGCCTTCGAGGCCGCCGCCGCCATGTCTCGCCTCGTCTCCCTCCACCGCTCCCTCGCCGAGGAGGAAGTCCGCCGCCTCCGCGCCGGCATGCGCGCCCCTGGCGTCGCCTACTTGACCTCGAAAGATCAGGTTTTTCTCCTCCGCGTCGCCGGCGCCGAGCTGGTGGGCGACCTCGACGCGGCCGCGGCCGCTGTCTCCCGCCTCGCCCCCAGGTGCCGCGACCCGCTGCTCCGCTGCTTCGACCGCCTCTACGCCGACCTCAAGGCCGGCGGAGTGTACTCCTTTCTCATCAACGCCCGCGCCGCCGCGGACCTCGACCGCCTCGGCCTCGGCTCCACCGCCAAGCGCGCGGAGAGGCGGGTGAGGAAGATGGAGCGGTACGTGGCGGCGACGTCAAGGCTGTACGCGGAGATGGAGGTGCTTAATGAGCTGGAGGCGGCGGAGAAGCGCGCCCAGCAGCAGGAGCAGCAGAAGTGGCGCCGGCACAGCGGTCCGATACCGGTCCAGAAACCGCCGTCGGCTCCCGACCCGGTTCGCTTCCAGCTCCGGTCGCAGGAACACAGGGTTCGCCGGCTAAAGGAGGAATCTTTGTGGAACAAGTCCTTCGACAAGGCTGTGGAGCTCATGGTCCGAACCGTCGTCACTGTCTTCTCCAGAATCTGTGCTGTCTTCGGCGTCTACGTCCTCGGTTTGCCGGGCGGTGATCTGACCAATTCCGGGAAATTCCAGCCCAGTTTCCTCGGGAAGCACTCGTCAGGGCCGCTGGAACGGCGGGTGGTCCCGCAGCACGTGCCTTTCCTTCGTAACTCTGCTCCGATCATGAGAACGCCGATGGAAATCGGCGCGCAAGAAACGCCCTTCGATCGTTTGAAGAAATTCCTCATAGAGTCCCCGACCACCGTCGGCGGGTCGGGGCTGGCGTTGCGGTACGCCAACGTTATCCTGGCTGCCGAGAAGTTGTTTCAAGAACGAAACAGAGTGGAGGAAGCGGCTGTGGAGGAGGAGCCGTTGGCGGCGGCGAGAGAGGAATTGTACGAGATGCTGCCGTCAGGGATGCGCGCGGCTGTGAGGGCGAAGCTGAGGGAGTGCTGGAGGAGGGAGGGGGTCCGGCTGTCAGAGGTGGACGAATCTCTGGCGAAGGGCTGGAGGGAGCCGGTGTCTGCGATCCTGGCGTGGCTGGTGCCGGTGGCGCGCGAGACGGTGCGGTGGCAGGAGGAGCGCAACATGGACCGGGAGCAGAGGTTCTGCACGCGGCCACGGGCACTGCTGCTGCAGACGCTACACTACGCCGACGTCAACAAGGCGGAGGCAGCCGTCGTGGAGGTGCTCGTCGGGTTGAGTTGCATGTCGTGGTACGACGATCGGCGGCAGTGTAAATCGGAGCTTGAATTATGA
- the LOC121988560 gene encoding Bowman-Birk type proteinase inhibitor-like: MKRDLLVLVLALASAAAPAAVLFTTAAAPNTAISELEGAAATAVAADKTIRVRRTWPCCDRCGGCSINSDLPECQCHDLVRRCHASCRSCVRSPLSVEPPLFQCTDRIPGYCRRPCNSDHALQIL, translated from the exons ATGAAGCGCGATCTCTTGGTTCTCGTCCTGGCCCTCGCGTCGGCGGCGGCCCCTGCGGCCGTCCTCTTCACCACCGCCGCCGCACCCAACACCGCCATCTCGGAGCTCGAAG GGGCGGCGGCGACTGCAGTGGCGGCGGATAAGACCATCAGAGTCCGGCGGACGTGGCCGTGTTGCGACCGATGCGGCGGCTGCTCCATCAATTCCGATCTGCCGGAGTGCCAGTGCCACGACCTGGTGCGGCGGTGCCACGCCTCGTGCCGGAGCTGCGTCCGGTCGCCGCTCAGCGTGGAGCCTCCTCTGTTTCAGTGCACCGACCGCATCCCCGGCTACTGCCGCCGCCCGTGCAACTCCGACCACGCCCTCCAAATCCTTTAG